One genomic region from Nilaparvata lugens isolate BPH chromosome 3, ASM1435652v1, whole genome shotgun sequence encodes:
- the LOC111047892 gene encoding zinc finger protein 64 isoform X4, whose product MEASNLHYYALQLPPRASESITKEQLNLEQEDIHICGYCKEPFNDMRIFLDHKTECTSKSSNFSFKKPAVELISAESHILQVVVDGEVASLHNQSVTRPAASLLICTNSFPSGNDFLRIEDKLTLSSDSKIESYSTDTCTQSQMKLDPANTLPGDNNEIIIRNKTSASSASKATQFSKKQIKCKKVELFVPDNNNSNVETPSTRNKHSVGIKRKNNKQGTSRKFYICSSCDFVTLYPNDLTRHTRKHTGERPFECSICQRKFARKDKLQTHLRTHTGEKPYKCQFCDYAAVSVCPLRKHLRTHTDERPFKCQFCSYCSRDSSQLTVHLRRHTGDAPFICQFASCGRAFKTSTDLKRHKPIHAKKPSLVCKKCKFRADSEKNLQAHNRLHHDVLKCSVNKSQVIANETQDEPTDLNNSQKNVFRNKCNSRHKASKSYLCKLCDEADLKTISPNYHTRKRHRVNRGNKFNNSVFQKTFQCTHCSLSFVRQDSLRCHLKQHQSFSTQGYEDDTQCISCGAVFCDWNEEDDPCYVHRQASPTCIFSTIFI is encoded by the exons cTCTCCAGTTGCCACCTCGTGCCAGTGAATCGATCACAAAAGAGCAGCTCAACTTGGAACAAGAAGACATTCACATATGCGGCTACTGCAAGGAACCTTTCAATGACATGAGAATTTTCCTTGATCATAAAACAGAATGCACATCAAAATCCtcaaatttttcgtttaaaaagCCTGCAGTTGAACTAATTTCAGCTGAGTCACACATTTTACAAGTTGTAGTTGATGGGGAAGTGGCAAGTCTACATAATCAGTCGGTGACTAGACCTGCTGCTAGTTTGCTAATATGCACCAATTCCTTTCCATCAGGGAATGATTTCCTTAGAATCGAGGATAAGCTCACTCTCTCCTCGGATAGTAAAATTGAGAGTTATTCCACTGATACCTGTACGCAGTCACAAATGAAGCTAGATCCAGCTAATACACTTCCCGGTG ataataatgaaataatcatTCGGAACAAAACAAGTGCCAGTTCAGCTTCTAAAGCAACGCAATTTTCcaagaaacaaataaaatgtaAGAAGGTGGAATTGTTTGTTCCGGATAATAATAACAGTAATGTGGAGACCCCTTCTACTCGAAATAAACATAGTGTTGGAATCAAACGGAAAAATAACAAACAAGGCACATCCAGAAAGTTCTACATCTGTTCCAGTTGCGACTTTGTTACTCTATATCCTAATGATCTGACAAGACATACTAGGAAACATACAG gaGAGCGGCCGTTTGAATGTTCGATTTGTCAAAGAAAATTCGCTCGCAAGGATAAACTGCAAACTCACTTGCGCACACACACAGGTGAAAAGCCGTACAAATGTCAGTTCTGTGATTATGCAGCTGTCAGTGTGTGTCCTCTTCGGAAACACCTTCGCACGCACACTGATGAAAGACCTTTCAA GTGCCAGTTCTGCTCTTACTGTTCAAGAGATTCATCCCAGTTGACAGTTCATCTTAGAAGACATACAG GTGATGCTCCGTTCATTTGCCAATTTGCGTCCTGTGGCAGAGCGTTCAAAACCAGCACTGACTTGAAGCGACACAAACCTATTCATGCCAAGAAACCCTCATTGGTGTGCAAGAAATGCAAGTTTAGAGCTGATAGTGAAA aaaatctTCAAGCCCATAACCGACTCCATCATGATGTTTTAAAATGCTCTGTTAACAAATCTCAAGTTATAGCGAATGAGACACAAG ATGAGCCTACAGATCTtaataattcacaaaaaaatgtattcagGAACAAATGCAACTCCAGGCATAAAGCAAGCAAGAGCTATTTATGTAAACTTTGTGACGAAGCTGACCTGAAAACTA TCTCTCCAAATTATCATACAAGGAAACGTCATCGAGTAAATAGAGGAAATAAGttcaataattctgtatttcaaAAGACATTCCAATGCACTCATTGCTCTCTCTCGTTTGTTAGACAAGATTCTTTGAGATGTCATTTAAAGCAACATCAATCATTCAGCACTCAGG GATATGAAGATGACACCCAATGCATCAGTTGTGGAGCAGTTTTTTGTGATTGGAATGAAGAAGATGACCCATGTTATGTTCATAGACAAGCATCTCCTAcatgtattttttcaactattttcatttaa
- the LOC111047892 gene encoding zinc finger protein 64 isoform X7, with protein MEASNLHYYALQLPPRASESITKEQLNLEQEDIHICGYCKEPFNDMRIFLDHKTECTSKSSNFSFKKPAVELISAESHILQVVVDGEVASLHNQSVTRPAASLLICTNSFPSGNDFLRIEDKLTLSSDSKIESYSTDTCTQSQMKLDPANTLPGDNNEIIIRNKTSASSASKATQFSKKQIKCKKVELFVPDNNNSNVETPSTRNKHSVGIKRKNNKQGTSRKFYICSSCDFVTLYPNDLTRHTRKHTGERPFECSICQRKFARKDKLQTHLRTHTGEKPYKCQFCDYAAVSVCPLRKHLRTHTDERPFKCQFCSYCSRDSSQLTVHLRRHTGDAPFICQFASCGRAFKTSTDLKRHKPIHAKKPSLVCKKCKFRADSEKNLQAHNRLHHDVLKCSVNKSQVIANETQDEPTDLNNSQKNVFRNKCNSRHKASKSYLCKLCDEADLKTISPNYHTRKRHRVNRGNKFNNSVFQKTFQCTHCSLSFVRQDSLRCHLKQHQSFSTQEDFI; from the exons cTCTCCAGTTGCCACCTCGTGCCAGTGAATCGATCACAAAAGAGCAGCTCAACTTGGAACAAGAAGACATTCACATATGCGGCTACTGCAAGGAACCTTTCAATGACATGAGAATTTTCCTTGATCATAAAACAGAATGCACATCAAAATCCtcaaatttttcgtttaaaaagCCTGCAGTTGAACTAATTTCAGCTGAGTCACACATTTTACAAGTTGTAGTTGATGGGGAAGTGGCAAGTCTACATAATCAGTCGGTGACTAGACCTGCTGCTAGTTTGCTAATATGCACCAATTCCTTTCCATCAGGGAATGATTTCCTTAGAATCGAGGATAAGCTCACTCTCTCCTCGGATAGTAAAATTGAGAGTTATTCCACTGATACCTGTACGCAGTCACAAATGAAGCTAGATCCAGCTAATACACTTCCCGGTG ataataatgaaataatcatTCGGAACAAAACAAGTGCCAGTTCAGCTTCTAAAGCAACGCAATTTTCcaagaaacaaataaaatgtaAGAAGGTGGAATTGTTTGTTCCGGATAATAATAACAGTAATGTGGAGACCCCTTCTACTCGAAATAAACATAGTGTTGGAATCAAACGGAAAAATAACAAACAAGGCACATCCAGAAAGTTCTACATCTGTTCCAGTTGCGACTTTGTTACTCTATATCCTAATGATCTGACAAGACATACTAGGAAACATACAG gaGAGCGGCCGTTTGAATGTTCGATTTGTCAAAGAAAATTCGCTCGCAAGGATAAACTGCAAACTCACTTGCGCACACACACAGGTGAAAAGCCGTACAAATGTCAGTTCTGTGATTATGCAGCTGTCAGTGTGTGTCCTCTTCGGAAACACCTTCGCACGCACACTGATGAAAGACCTTTCAA GTGCCAGTTCTGCTCTTACTGTTCAAGAGATTCATCCCAGTTGACAGTTCATCTTAGAAGACATACAG GTGATGCTCCGTTCATTTGCCAATTTGCGTCCTGTGGCAGAGCGTTCAAAACCAGCACTGACTTGAAGCGACACAAACCTATTCATGCCAAGAAACCCTCATTGGTGTGCAAGAAATGCAAGTTTAGAGCTGATAGTGAAA aaaatctTCAAGCCCATAACCGACTCCATCATGATGTTTTAAAATGCTCTGTTAACAAATCTCAAGTTATAGCGAATGAGACACAAG ATGAGCCTACAGATCTtaataattcacaaaaaaatgtattcagGAACAAATGCAACTCCAGGCATAAAGCAAGCAAGAGCTATTTATGTAAACTTTGTGACGAAGCTGACCTGAAAACTA TCTCTCCAAATTATCATACAAGGAAACGTCATCGAGTAAATAGAGGAAATAAGttcaataattctgtatttcaaAAGACATTCCAATGCACTCATTGCTCTCTCTCGTTTGTTAGACAAGATTCTTTGAGATGTCATTTAAAGCAACATCAATCATTCAGCACTCAGG AGGATTTCATATGA
- the LOC111047892 gene encoding zinc finger protein 64 isoform X3, whose product MEASNLHYYALQLPPRASESITKEQLNLEQEDIHICGYCKEPFNDMRIFLDHKTECTSKSSNFSFKKPAVELISAESHILQVVVDGEVASLHNQSVTRPAASLLICTNSFPSGNDFLRIEDKLTLSSDSKIESYSTDTCTQSQMKLDPANTLPGDNNEIIIRNKTSASSASKATQFSKKQIKCKKVELFVPDNNNSNVETPSTRNKHSVGIKRKNNKQGTSRKFYICSSCDFVTLYPNDLTRHTRKHTGERPFECSICQRKFARKDKLQTHLRTHTGEKPYKCQFCDYAAVSVCPLRKHLRTHTDERPFKCQFCSYCSRDSSQLTVHLRRHTGDAPFICQFASCGRAFKTSTDLKRHKPIHAKKPSLVCKKCKFRADSEKNLQAHNRLHHDVLKCSVNKSQVIANETQDEPTDLNNSQKNVFRNKCNSRHKASKSYLCKLCDEADLKTISPNYHTRKRHRVNRGNKFNNSVFQKTFQCTHCSLSFVRQDSLRCHLKQHQSFSTQAHQCPQGLEHSVKHLCVAPSTGFEAYSLVQQHNCYWYWYSSPVLV is encoded by the exons cTCTCCAGTTGCCACCTCGTGCCAGTGAATCGATCACAAAAGAGCAGCTCAACTTGGAACAAGAAGACATTCACATATGCGGCTACTGCAAGGAACCTTTCAATGACATGAGAATTTTCCTTGATCATAAAACAGAATGCACATCAAAATCCtcaaatttttcgtttaaaaagCCTGCAGTTGAACTAATTTCAGCTGAGTCACACATTTTACAAGTTGTAGTTGATGGGGAAGTGGCAAGTCTACATAATCAGTCGGTGACTAGACCTGCTGCTAGTTTGCTAATATGCACCAATTCCTTTCCATCAGGGAATGATTTCCTTAGAATCGAGGATAAGCTCACTCTCTCCTCGGATAGTAAAATTGAGAGTTATTCCACTGATACCTGTACGCAGTCACAAATGAAGCTAGATCCAGCTAATACACTTCCCGGTG ataataatgaaataatcatTCGGAACAAAACAAGTGCCAGTTCAGCTTCTAAAGCAACGCAATTTTCcaagaaacaaataaaatgtaAGAAGGTGGAATTGTTTGTTCCGGATAATAATAACAGTAATGTGGAGACCCCTTCTACTCGAAATAAACATAGTGTTGGAATCAAACGGAAAAATAACAAACAAGGCACATCCAGAAAGTTCTACATCTGTTCCAGTTGCGACTTTGTTACTCTATATCCTAATGATCTGACAAGACATACTAGGAAACATACAG gaGAGCGGCCGTTTGAATGTTCGATTTGTCAAAGAAAATTCGCTCGCAAGGATAAACTGCAAACTCACTTGCGCACACACACAGGTGAAAAGCCGTACAAATGTCAGTTCTGTGATTATGCAGCTGTCAGTGTGTGTCCTCTTCGGAAACACCTTCGCACGCACACTGATGAAAGACCTTTCAA GTGCCAGTTCTGCTCTTACTGTTCAAGAGATTCATCCCAGTTGACAGTTCATCTTAGAAGACATACAG GTGATGCTCCGTTCATTTGCCAATTTGCGTCCTGTGGCAGAGCGTTCAAAACCAGCACTGACTTGAAGCGACACAAACCTATTCATGCCAAGAAACCCTCATTGGTGTGCAAGAAATGCAAGTTTAGAGCTGATAGTGAAA aaaatctTCAAGCCCATAACCGACTCCATCATGATGTTTTAAAATGCTCTGTTAACAAATCTCAAGTTATAGCGAATGAGACACAAG ATGAGCCTACAGATCTtaataattcacaaaaaaatgtattcagGAACAAATGCAACTCCAGGCATAAAGCAAGCAAGAGCTATTTATGTAAACTTTGTGACGAAGCTGACCTGAAAACTA TCTCTCCAAATTATCATACAAGGAAACGTCATCGAGTAAATAGAGGAAATAAGttcaataattctgtatttcaaAAGACATTCCAATGCACTCATTGCTCTCTCTCGTTTGTTAGACAAGATTCTTTGAGATGTCATTTAAAGCAACATCAATCATTCAGCACTCAGG CTCACCAGTGTCCACAAGGCTTAGAGCATTCAGTGAAGCATTTGTGTGTAGCTCCTAGTACTGGTTTTGAAGCATACAGTCTTGTACAGCAACATAACTGTTACTGGTACTGGTATAGCTCACCAGTACTAGTGTAG
- the LOC111047892 gene encoding zinc finger protein 64 isoform X6: MEASNLHYYALQLPPRASESITKEQLNLEQEDIHICGYCKEPFNDMRIFLDHKTECTSKSSNFSFKKPAVELISAESHILQVVVDGEVASLHNQSVTRPAASLLICTNSFPSGNDFLRIEDKLTLSSDSKIESYSTDTCTQSQMKLDPANTLPGDNNEIIIRNKTSASSASKATQFSKKQIKCKKVELFVPDNNNSNVETPSTRNKHSVGIKRKNNKQGTSRKFYICSSCDFVTLYPNDLTRHTRKHTGERPFECSICQRKFARKDKLQTHLRTHTGEKPYKCQFCDYAAVSVCPLRKHLRTHTDERPFKCQFCSYCSRDSSQLTVHLRRHTGDAPFICQFASCGRAFKTSTDLKRHKPIHAKKPSLVCKKCKFRADSEKNLQAHNRLHHDVLKCSVNKSQVIANETQDEPTDLNNSQKNVFRNKCNSRHKASKSYLCKLCDEADLKTISPNYHTRKRHRVNRGNKFNNSVFQKTFQCTHCSLSFVRQDSLRCHLKQHQSFSTQDDSVGGSLGAFLWCAADC, translated from the exons cTCTCCAGTTGCCACCTCGTGCCAGTGAATCGATCACAAAAGAGCAGCTCAACTTGGAACAAGAAGACATTCACATATGCGGCTACTGCAAGGAACCTTTCAATGACATGAGAATTTTCCTTGATCATAAAACAGAATGCACATCAAAATCCtcaaatttttcgtttaaaaagCCTGCAGTTGAACTAATTTCAGCTGAGTCACACATTTTACAAGTTGTAGTTGATGGGGAAGTGGCAAGTCTACATAATCAGTCGGTGACTAGACCTGCTGCTAGTTTGCTAATATGCACCAATTCCTTTCCATCAGGGAATGATTTCCTTAGAATCGAGGATAAGCTCACTCTCTCCTCGGATAGTAAAATTGAGAGTTATTCCACTGATACCTGTACGCAGTCACAAATGAAGCTAGATCCAGCTAATACACTTCCCGGTG ataataatgaaataatcatTCGGAACAAAACAAGTGCCAGTTCAGCTTCTAAAGCAACGCAATTTTCcaagaaacaaataaaatgtaAGAAGGTGGAATTGTTTGTTCCGGATAATAATAACAGTAATGTGGAGACCCCTTCTACTCGAAATAAACATAGTGTTGGAATCAAACGGAAAAATAACAAACAAGGCACATCCAGAAAGTTCTACATCTGTTCCAGTTGCGACTTTGTTACTCTATATCCTAATGATCTGACAAGACATACTAGGAAACATACAG gaGAGCGGCCGTTTGAATGTTCGATTTGTCAAAGAAAATTCGCTCGCAAGGATAAACTGCAAACTCACTTGCGCACACACACAGGTGAAAAGCCGTACAAATGTCAGTTCTGTGATTATGCAGCTGTCAGTGTGTGTCCTCTTCGGAAACACCTTCGCACGCACACTGATGAAAGACCTTTCAA GTGCCAGTTCTGCTCTTACTGTTCAAGAGATTCATCCCAGTTGACAGTTCATCTTAGAAGACATACAG GTGATGCTCCGTTCATTTGCCAATTTGCGTCCTGTGGCAGAGCGTTCAAAACCAGCACTGACTTGAAGCGACACAAACCTATTCATGCCAAGAAACCCTCATTGGTGTGCAAGAAATGCAAGTTTAGAGCTGATAGTGAAA aaaatctTCAAGCCCATAACCGACTCCATCATGATGTTTTAAAATGCTCTGTTAACAAATCTCAAGTTATAGCGAATGAGACACAAG ATGAGCCTACAGATCTtaataattcacaaaaaaatgtattcagGAACAAATGCAACTCCAGGCATAAAGCAAGCAAGAGCTATTTATGTAAACTTTGTGACGAAGCTGACCTGAAAACTA TCTCTCCAAATTATCATACAAGGAAACGTCATCGAGTAAATAGAGGAAATAAGttcaataattctgtatttcaaAAGACATTCCAATGCACTCATTGCTCTCTCTCGTTTGTTAGACAAGATTCTTTGAGATGTCATTTAAAGCAACATCAATCATTCAGCACTCAGG ATGACAGTGTTGGTGGGAGTCTGGGGGCATTTCTTTGGTGTGCAGCTGACTGTTGA
- the LOC111047892 gene encoding zinc finger protein 64 isoform X5 — protein sequence MEASNLHYYALQLPPRASESITKEQLNLEQEDIHICGYCKEPFNDMRIFLDHKTECTSKSSNFSFKKPAVELISAESHILQVVVDGEVASLHNQSVTRPAASLLICTNSFPSGNDFLRIEDKLTLSSDSKIESYSTDTCTQSQMKLDPANTLPGDNNEIIIRNKTSASSASKATQFSKKQIKCKKVELFVPDNNNSNVETPSTRNKHSVGIKRKNNKQGTSRKFYICSSCDFVTLYPNDLTRHTRKHTGERPFECSICQRKFARKDKLQTHLRTHTGEKPYKCQFCDYAAVSVCPLRKHLRTHTDERPFKCQFCSYCSRDSSQLTVHLRRHTGDAPFICQFASCGRAFKTSTDLKRHKPIHAKKPSLVCKKCKFRADSEKNLQAHNRLHHDVLKCSVNKSQVIANETQDEPTDLNNSQKNVFRNKCNSRHKASKSYLCKLCDEADLKTISPNYHTRKRHRVNRGNKFNNSVFQKTFQCTHCSLSFVRQDSLRCHLKQHQSFSTQVLPCFLSSYLSVVDDSVGGSLGAFLWCAADC from the exons cTCTCCAGTTGCCACCTCGTGCCAGTGAATCGATCACAAAAGAGCAGCTCAACTTGGAACAAGAAGACATTCACATATGCGGCTACTGCAAGGAACCTTTCAATGACATGAGAATTTTCCTTGATCATAAAACAGAATGCACATCAAAATCCtcaaatttttcgtttaaaaagCCTGCAGTTGAACTAATTTCAGCTGAGTCACACATTTTACAAGTTGTAGTTGATGGGGAAGTGGCAAGTCTACATAATCAGTCGGTGACTAGACCTGCTGCTAGTTTGCTAATATGCACCAATTCCTTTCCATCAGGGAATGATTTCCTTAGAATCGAGGATAAGCTCACTCTCTCCTCGGATAGTAAAATTGAGAGTTATTCCACTGATACCTGTACGCAGTCACAAATGAAGCTAGATCCAGCTAATACACTTCCCGGTG ataataatgaaataatcatTCGGAACAAAACAAGTGCCAGTTCAGCTTCTAAAGCAACGCAATTTTCcaagaaacaaataaaatgtaAGAAGGTGGAATTGTTTGTTCCGGATAATAATAACAGTAATGTGGAGACCCCTTCTACTCGAAATAAACATAGTGTTGGAATCAAACGGAAAAATAACAAACAAGGCACATCCAGAAAGTTCTACATCTGTTCCAGTTGCGACTTTGTTACTCTATATCCTAATGATCTGACAAGACATACTAGGAAACATACAG gaGAGCGGCCGTTTGAATGTTCGATTTGTCAAAGAAAATTCGCTCGCAAGGATAAACTGCAAACTCACTTGCGCACACACACAGGTGAAAAGCCGTACAAATGTCAGTTCTGTGATTATGCAGCTGTCAGTGTGTGTCCTCTTCGGAAACACCTTCGCACGCACACTGATGAAAGACCTTTCAA GTGCCAGTTCTGCTCTTACTGTTCAAGAGATTCATCCCAGTTGACAGTTCATCTTAGAAGACATACAG GTGATGCTCCGTTCATTTGCCAATTTGCGTCCTGTGGCAGAGCGTTCAAAACCAGCACTGACTTGAAGCGACACAAACCTATTCATGCCAAGAAACCCTCATTGGTGTGCAAGAAATGCAAGTTTAGAGCTGATAGTGAAA aaaatctTCAAGCCCATAACCGACTCCATCATGATGTTTTAAAATGCTCTGTTAACAAATCTCAAGTTATAGCGAATGAGACACAAG ATGAGCCTACAGATCTtaataattcacaaaaaaatgtattcagGAACAAATGCAACTCCAGGCATAAAGCAAGCAAGAGCTATTTATGTAAACTTTGTGACGAAGCTGACCTGAAAACTA TCTCTCCAAATTATCATACAAGGAAACGTCATCGAGTAAATAGAGGAAATAAGttcaataattctgtatttcaaAAGACATTCCAATGCACTCATTGCTCTCTCTCGTTTGTTAGACAAGATTCTTTGAGATGTCATTTAAAGCAACATCAATCATTCAGCACTCAGG TGCTTCCATGTTTTCTTTCATCATACCTTTCCGTAGTAGATGACAGTGTTGGTGGGAGTCTGGGGGCATTTCTTTGGTGTGCAGCTGACTGTTGA